The following coding sequences lie in one Phycisphaerae bacterium genomic window:
- a CDS encoding DUF87 domain-containing protein, whose amino-acid sequence MDVTDNDWHRLLGLQRRAEALGARRDPTIDSYLGHLEFDPRNPALADLISTWLDEHEQEQRLAPNRLAPPPAIEELYDPQMLPDFTVGQTTETGVLFGPRLADCGSMVVTGIAGGGKTSLVQNIVARTHRCLPGATTLAFDVKGDFTNMASLPGSAIHVHKAREELRFQILSPPAGVALQAWLATVADYFCGYRGLQKSRHLFLDATLRLCRHFGVDQDPTKPWPSLFSVLDYFGQMRGPRFGKEAEYKASLVNELRGLLEDTGSVFDTSDGIDLDTHLLSPGGIAVVQLDTLPVSAQQFIISLSIERIIRTRAARNIHNAGLEVLVVLDEAQLVLSQAADRASTNGIAPLANQLLRARETGVAFLVVSHLLPDISRAVLAAAKSMYVVGGLSDALSVDVAARTLNLPYEAKTMIPRLGRGQALVREIGKGGTYTDAFLVDLDPPELVKDAIDEPTRQRLMAPKRATFPASPSRPLADYPSLVAELNLPKPAPTNPSPTSSTGPSLTQDQYDLLLDCAHHRDDWMKERQARLNIHNYKILEKLAQSLAAQGLLVVHEIRLGSAKYSFMEVADYGWQTLQLAKPLHYIGHGSFLHTVLINRVSRYLSAQNWSYVQTEFRIGQNLHAVDVYGRSPAGVATGFEVTLSHSNVVSNALNSLAVPGGVQELFFLCPVTKDCRAVEGLLQQDPRVAPYLPQIKTCRIDQFTS is encoded by the coding sequence ATGGACGTCACGGACAACGATTGGCATCGCCTCCTTGGTCTTCAGCGACGTGCCGAGGCACTGGGGGCGCGCCGGGATCCCACCATCGACAGCTACCTCGGGCACCTGGAATTCGATCCCCGCAACCCTGCGCTGGCTGACCTGATCAGCACCTGGCTGGACGAGCACGAACAGGAGCAGCGTCTGGCCCCCAATCGGCTGGCGCCGCCGCCGGCCATCGAGGAGCTTTATGATCCCCAGATGCTGCCCGACTTCACCGTCGGTCAGACCACAGAAACAGGGGTGCTGTTCGGCCCGCGCCTAGCCGACTGCGGGAGCATGGTGGTGACCGGGATTGCCGGCGGCGGCAAGACCTCGCTGGTTCAGAACATCGTGGCCCGGACCCACCGCTGCCTGCCCGGCGCGACCACGCTGGCGTTCGACGTCAAGGGGGATTTCACCAACATGGCCTCCCTGCCGGGGTCGGCCATCCACGTGCACAAGGCCCGCGAGGAACTCAGGTTCCAGATTCTCTCGCCGCCGGCGGGCGTGGCCCTGCAGGCCTGGCTGGCCACCGTGGCAGACTACTTCTGCGGATACCGCGGCCTGCAGAAATCCCGCCACCTGTTCCTGGACGCGACCCTCCGTTTGTGCCGGCACTTCGGTGTGGATCAGGATCCCACCAAACCGTGGCCCAGCTTGTTTAGTGTGCTTGATTACTTCGGACAAATGCGCGGCCCCCGGTTCGGCAAGGAGGCCGAGTACAAGGCCAGCCTGGTGAACGAGTTGCGCGGACTGTTGGAGGATACGGGCTCGGTTTTTGACACCTCCGACGGCATCGACCTGGACACGCATCTGCTGTCACCCGGGGGCATTGCGGTCGTGCAACTGGATACGCTCCCAGTGTCTGCCCAGCAATTCATCATCAGCCTCTCCATCGAGCGGATTATCCGCACGCGTGCCGCCCGGAACATCCACAATGCCGGACTGGAGGTGCTGGTGGTGCTGGACGAGGCTCAACTGGTGCTGAGCCAGGCCGCTGACCGGGCCTCAACGAACGGCATCGCCCCCCTGGCCAACCAGTTGCTGCGTGCCCGGGAGACAGGGGTTGCCTTCCTGGTCGTCTCCCACCTGCTGCCGGACATTTCCCGGGCAGTCCTCGCGGCGGCCAAGAGCATGTACGTGGTCGGCGGGCTGAGTGACGCCCTCAGCGTCGATGTCGCTGCCCGCACACTGAATCTGCCGTACGAGGCCAAAACCATGATTCCCCGGCTGGGGAGAGGGCAGGCCCTGGTCCGCGAGATCGGCAAAGGCGGCACGTACACGGATGCCTTTCTCGTGGATCTGGATCCGCCCGAGCTGGTCAAGGATGCCATCGACGAGCCCACCCGCCAACGGCTGATGGCCCCCAAAAGGGCCACCTTCCCGGCGTCCCCTTCCAGGCCTTTGGCGGATTACCCGTCCCTGGTTGCGGAGCTCAACCTGCCCAAGCCGGCCCCGACGAACCCTTCCCCCACGTCGTCGACGGGCCCGTCGTTGACCCAGGATCAATATGATTTGCTGCTAGACTGCGCTCACCACAGGGATGACTGGATGAAAGAACGCCAGGCCCGGCTGAATATCCACAACTACAAGATCCTGGAGAAACTCGCCCAGTCGCTGGCGGCCCAGGGTCTCCTGGTGGTGCACGAGATCCGACTGGGTTCGGCCAAGTACTCTTTCATGGAAGTAGCGGACTATGGATGGCAGACTCTCCAGCTCGCCAAGCCCCTGCATTACATCGGCCACGGCAGCTTCCTGCACACCGTTCTGATCAACCGGGTCTCGCGATACCTCAGTGCACAGAACTGGTCGTATGTCCAGACCGAGTTTCGGATCGGCCAGAACCTTCACGCCGTCGACGTCTATGGCCGCAGTCCGGCCGGCGTCGCGACCGGTTTCGAGGTCACCCTGTCGCACTCCAACGTGGTGAGCAACGCCCTGAACTCGCTCGCGGTTCCCGGCGGCGTACAGGAGCTGTTCTTCCTGTGCCCGGTTACCAAGGATTGCAGAGCCGTGGAGGGTCTGCTGCAGCAGGACCCGCGCGTCGCTCCCTACCTCCCGCAGATCAAGACCTGCCGGATTGACCAATTCACTTCCTGA